The bacterium DNA window ACCCAACGCGCGGCTTCTGCTCGTGACCGGCCTCGTCGGCGGCTTCACGACCTTCTCGACGTTCGGCTTCGAGACGGTCCAGTTGCTGCGCGCCGGCCGGGCCGTCGCCGCGGCGGCGAGCGTGCTGCTGCAGGTCGGCGTCGGCATCGGCGCGATCGTCGCCGGCCTCGCGCTCGCTCGCCGATAGAAACCGAAGTCCTCAAACGGCCCCGCGTCGCCTTTCGCCGCTCCCGTTGGGGGCGGCTGGCGCGGTGGGGGCTTTCGCGCGGGCACGATCGTCGGGGCGCGCCAGCCTCCCCTACGGCCGATCCCGACAAGGCGGTGTGTCGCGGGGCGGGCGGTGTCGCGCGCCGGGGTCAGCCGCCGATCGCGTCGCCGAATTCGCGGACGTCCATGCGGCGCAGGAACTCCGTCAGGAGGGCGTTGCCGGCGCGCTCCGCGCGGGCGCGCTTCTGGAAGACGCAGAACGTGTCGTCCACGAGCCGCAGGCGGGGGAAGAGGGCGATCAGCTCGCCGCGCGCGAGCTCGCCGAGCACGGTGTACTTGGGCACGAGGCCCACGCCGTACCCTTCGATCGTCGCGTTGATCAGGCCGCGCACGTGGTCGATCGGCACGATCCGCTCCAGCGTCGGACGGCGCTTCGCGGGAAGCGCGCGGAGGAGCTTGTTCCACCACAGCCCCTCGTCGTCGAGCGAGAGGACCGGCGCGCGGCGCAGGTCGAGCGGCGCGCGCAGCGGCCGCCGCGAGAGGAACGACGGGGCGGCGACGACGACGTACTTCTCGCGGAAGAGGCGGGTGCGCAGCAGCGACGGATGCTGGTGCGGCGCGCAGTCGAGCGCGAGGTCGATCTCGTCCCGCAGCAGCGGCCCGTCGAGCTCGTTCGAGAAGCGGAAGGCGACGCTCAGCTCGGGATGGGCGTCGAGCAGCGGGCGGAGCTTCTGCACCAGGACCATCGTGCCGAACTCGACCGTCGCCCCGAAGACGACGAGCTGGGCCACGCCTGTCCGCCGCGCCGTCAGCCGCCGCTCGGCGTCGTCGAGCGCGGCGAAGACGTCCCGGCAGACCGCGTGCAGCTCGGCGCCCTCCTCGGTCAAGGCGAGCCGGCGGCCGCGCCGCTCGACGAGCGCCACGCCGAGCCCGTCCTCCAGCTTGCGCATCGCGTGGCTGACCGCCGACTGCGTGACGTGCAGCCGGCGGGCGGCGGCGGTGTAGCCGTCCCCGCGTCCGGCCTCGTGGAAGACGCGCAACTGGGCGAGATCGAGCGGCATCGCCTCTCCTCCGGCGTCCCCGCGGACGCCCGGTCATGATCGGAACTCATAGCGCACTGGAAAACATATCACTGCATTCATGGCCGCGCGCGTGGTATCCATTCTTCCGGCGCCGTCCGGACCGCGGGGACGGCAGGAGGCTCCGCCATGAACAACAGCGTTTTCCGCTTCGACGTTCCGACCAACGAACCGATGAACGACTTCGCCCCCGGTTCGCCTTCCCGCGCCGCGCTCAAGGCCGGGCTGGAGCGCCAGGCGGCGCAGGTCGTCGAGATCCCGCTGATCATCGGCGGAAAGGAAGTCCGGACGGGCAAGATGCGCGACGTGGTCATGCCGTGCGACCACGGCCACGTCCTCGCCCGCTGCCACATGGCCGGCGAGGCCGAGGTGCGGCGGGCGATCGACGCCGCGCTGGCCGCGCACGACCAGTGGTCGAACCTCTCCTGGATCGAGCGGGCCTCGATCGGCCTCAAGGCCGCGGAGCTGCTCTCCAAGAACCGCCGGTACGAGATCGCGGCGGCGACGATGCTCGGCCAGGCGAAGAACGCCTACCAGGCGGAGGTGGACGCCGTCTGCGAGCTGATCGACTACCTGCGCTACAACGTCTACTTCGCCTCCGAGATCTACGGCAACCAGCCGCGCTCCGCCGCCGACCAGCTCAACCGGATGGAGTACCGGCCGCTCGAGGGGTTCGTCTTCGCGATCAGCCCGTTCAACTTCACCGCCATCGCCTCGAACCTCAACATGTCGGTGGCGCTGATGGGGAACACGACGGTCTGGAAGCCGGCCAGCACGGCGGTCCTCTCCAACTACCTCGTGATGCGCGCGCTGATGGACGCGGGGCTCCCGCCGGGCGTGATCAACTTCGTTCCCGGCGCGGGGAGCGTCGTCGGCGGGGCGGCGCTCGGCCACCCCGCGCTGGCCGGGATCCACTTCACCGGCTCCAACGCCACGTTCAACCACCTCTGGCGCGGCGTCGCCGAGCGGATCGGGCAGTACCGCTCCTACCCGCGGATCGTCGGCGAGACCGGCGGCAAGGACTTCATCTTCGTCCACGCCTCGGCCGACCCGGCCGCCGTCGCGACGGCGATCGTCCGCGGCGCGTACGAGTACCAGGGGCAGAAGTGCTCCGCCGCCTCGCGGGCCTACGTGCCGGCGTCGCTCTGGCCGGAGGTGCGGGACCTCGTCGGCGGCATGGTCTCCAAGATCAAGGTCGGCGACGTGCGCGACTTCTCCAACTTCGTCAACGCCGTGATCGACGAGCCGGCGTTCGACAACGTCATGCACTACGTCGGCGTCGCCAGGTCGTCGAAGGACGCGAAGATCGTCTTCGGCGGCGAGGGGGACAAGTCGGTCGGCTACTTCGTCCAGCCGACGCTGATCGAGGCCAAGGACCCGCACTTCACGACGATGGAGGAGGAGATCTTCGGCCCCGTGATGACGGTCTACGTCTACGACGACGCGAAGTACGCAGAGACGCTGCGGCTCTGCGAGTCCACGTCGCGCTACGGCCTGACCGGCGCGATCTTCGCCACCGACCGCTACGCCTACCTCGAGGCCTGCCGCGCGCTGCGCTACGCGGCCGGCAACTTCTACATCAACGACAAGCCGACCGGGGCGATGGTCGGCCTGCAGCCGTTCGGCGGGTCGCGCGCCTCGGGCACGAACGACAAGGCGGGCGGGCCGCTCAACCTGCTGCGCTGGATCAGCCCGCGGACGATCAAGGAGACGTTCCTCCCCGCGACCGACTACGCCTACCCGTTCCATCGCGAGCCCTGACGTTCGCGAGCCCCCCAAGCCCGCGATCCCTCCTGTGTCCGGGCCCGCCTGGACGGCGCCGCCCCCGCGAATCTCTCCGCGCGGGGGCGGCGCCTTTTCCGCGACGTTCGGCGCGGCGATTGGCGCGGCGCGCGCCGGTGGTGT harbors:
- a CDS encoding LysR family transcriptional regulator codes for the protein MPLDLAQLRVFHEAGRGDGYTAAARRLHVTQSAVSHAMRKLEDGLGVALVERRGRRLALTEEGAELHAVCRDVFAALDDAERRLTARRTGVAQLVVFGATVEFGTMVLVQKLRPLLDAHPELSVAFRFSNELDGPLLRDEIDLALDCAPHQHPSLLRTRLFREKYVVVAAPSFLSRRPLRAPLDLRRAPVLSLDDEGLWWNKLLRALPAKRRPTLERIVPIDHVRGLINATIEGYGVGLVPKYTVLGELARGELIALFPRLRLVDDTFCVFQKRARAERAGNALLTEFLRRMDVREFGDAIGG
- the pruA gene encoding L-glutamate gamma-semialdehyde dehydrogenase, with amino-acid sequence MNNSVFRFDVPTNEPMNDFAPGSPSRAALKAGLERQAAQVVEIPLIIGGKEVRTGKMRDVVMPCDHGHVLARCHMAGEAEVRRAIDAALAAHDQWSNLSWIERASIGLKAAELLSKNRRYEIAAATMLGQAKNAYQAEVDAVCELIDYLRYNVYFASEIYGNQPRSAADQLNRMEYRPLEGFVFAISPFNFTAIASNLNMSVALMGNTTVWKPASTAVLSNYLVMRALMDAGLPPGVINFVPGAGSVVGGAALGHPALAGIHFTGSNATFNHLWRGVAERIGQYRSYPRIVGETGGKDFIFVHASADPAAVATAIVRGAYEYQGQKCSAASRAYVPASLWPEVRDLVGGMVSKIKVGDVRDFSNFVNAVIDEPAFDNVMHYVGVARSSKDAKIVFGGEGDKSVGYFVQPTLIEAKDPHFTTMEEEIFGPVMTVYVYDDAKYAETLRLCESTSRYGLTGAIFATDRYAYLEACRALRYAAGNFYINDKPTGAMVGLQPFGGSRASGTNDKAGGPLNLLRWISPRTIKETFLPATDYAYPFHREP